A genome region from Anopheles stephensi strain Indian chromosome 2, UCI_ANSTEP_V1.0, whole genome shotgun sequence includes the following:
- the LOC118503098 gene encoding putative polypeptide N-acetylgalactosaminyltransferase 9 isoform X1: MALLGRRRSSFLKLAALCGVVWFMAVFVLYSDDASRTGPSGSGSGAASGGGAIEYETPRRLPLEGIRNKFNQFIENARLDADRQDPVVPEVQAPDVNFVDHNRLEDGDEGDAGVGAVDPDLDEPPVVKTVKQTPSKPGKAQEHGGGLQLPGVIAPPSDGPGELGKPVILPKELTPEVKKLVDEGWAKNAFNQYVADMISIRRTLPDPRDAWCKDTDRYMDDLPPTSVIICFHNEAWSVLLRTVHSVLDRSPDHLVKEVILVDDFSDMPHTQKQLEDYFLAYPKVKIVRAAKREGLIRARLLGARHATAPVLTYLDSHCECTTGWLEPLLDRIARNSTTVVCPVIDVIDDNTMEYHYRDSGGVNVGGFDWNLQFNWHAVPEREKRKHKSPAEPVWSPTMAGGLFAIDRVFFERLGTYDSGFDIWGGENLELSFKTWMCGGSLEIVPCSHVGHIFRKRSPYKWRTGVNVIKRNSVRLAEVWMDEYAQYYYQRIGNDKGDYGDVTSRKRLREELGCKSFRWYLDNIYPELFVPGDAVASGEIRNLWSNLCIDSAAKPEDMHSPMGLWPCHQAGGNQGKLGAPDQHMFSRYWMLSKTGEIRRDEACLDYAGDDVVLYPCHGSRGNQYWNYSDDTHLLRHGSSDRCLAINEAKNKLIMQDCNSAVEAQRWSFQNYDASKL; the protein is encoded by the exons ATGGCGCTGCTTGGTAGACGGAGATCATCCTTCCTGAAGCTCGCCGCCCTGTGCGGTGTGGTATGGTTTATGGCTGTGTTTGTGCTCTACTCGGACGACGCTAGCCGGACGGGCCCGAGCGGAAGCGGAAGTGGTGCGGCCAGTGGTGGTGGAGCGATCGAGTACGAAACGCCCCGCCGGTTACCACTGGAAGGAATCCGGAACAAGTTCAATCAGTTCATCGAAAACGCTCGACTGGACGCGGATCGACAGGATCCGGTAGTGCCGGAGGTACAAGCTCCGGATGTTAATTTTGTCGATCACAATCGCTTGGAGGATGGGGATGAAGGGGACGCAGGTGTCGGAGCTGTGGACCCCGACCTGGATGAACCACCGGTAGTGAAGACGGTGAAACAAACACCGTCAAAGCCAGGCAAAGCGCAAGAacacggtggtg GTCTTCAATTGCCTGGAGTTATCGCGCCACCGAGTGACGGACCGGGAGAGCTAGGCAAACCGGTCATCCTCCCGAAAGAGCTAACACCCGAAGTGAAAAAGCTGGTCGATGAAGGATGGGCCAAGAACGCCTTCAATCAGTACGTAGCGGACATGATCTCGATTCGACGAACGCTACCCGATCCCCGTGATGCTTGGTGTAAGGATACGGATCGATACATGGACGATCTTCCCCCAACATCCGTCATCATTTGCTTCCACAATGAGGCGTGGTCGGTGCTGCTGCGTACCGTCCATTCCGTGCTCGATCGTTCACCTGATCATCTCGTGAAGGAAGTGATACTTGTGGACGATTTCTCCGATATGC CTCACACACAGAAGCAACTGGAGGACTACTTCCTAGCGTACCCGAAGGTGAAGATCGTAAGGGCCGCGAAACGTGAGGGTCTTATTCGTGCTCGTCTACTTGGTGCTCGTCACGCAACAGCTCCAGTCCTAACATATCTCGATTCTCACTGCGAATGTACCACCG GATGGCTAGAGCCATTGCTTGATCGTATCGCACGTAACTCAACGACTGTGGTCTGCCCTGTGATCGACGTGATCGACGACAACACGATGGAGTATCACTACCGTGATTCGGGTGGCGTAAATGTTGGTGGATTCGATTGGAACCTACAGTTCAACTGGCACGCCGTACCGGAGCGCGAGAAGCGCAAACATAAG AGCCCAGCGGAACCCGTCTGGTCGCCAACCATGGCGGGAGGTCTGTTTGCGATCGATCGCGTCTTCTTCGAACGACTCGGCACGTACGATTCCGGGTTCGATATCTGGGGTGGTGAAAATTTGGAACTCTCCTTCAAGACGTGGATGTGCGGTGGTTCGCTGGAGATTGTGCCCTGCTCGCACGTTGGTCACATCTTCCGGAAACGTTCACCGTACAAG tggCGAACGGGTGTGAATGTGATCAAGCGCAACTCGGTCCGACTGGCCGAGGTGTGGATGGATGAATACGCACAGTACTACTACCAGCGTATTGGTAATGATAAGGGCGACTATGGAGATGTTACCTCGCGCAAGAGGCTACGCGAAGAGCTTGGATGTAAATCGTTCCGGTGGTATCTGGATAACATCTATCCGGAGCTGTTCGTGCCTGGAGATGCTGTTGCATCGGGAGAG ATTCGGAACCTGTGGTCTAATCTGTGTATCGATTCGGCGGCAAAACCCGAGGACATGCATTCGCCGATGGGTCTCTGGCCCTGCCATCAGGCCGGCGGTAACCAG GGCAAGTTGGGCGCACCCGACCAGCATATGTTCTCCCGT TACTGGATGCTGAGCAAAACGGGAGAGATCCGACGGGATGAAGCTTGTCTCGATTACGCCGGGGACGACGTGGTCCTGTACCCGTGTCACGGGTCCCGGGGCAATCAGTACTGGAACTACTCGGACGATACGCACCTGCTGCGCCACGGTTCGTCCGACAGGTGTTTGGCGATCAACGAGGCCAAGAATAAGCTGATCATGCAAGACTGCAATTCTGCCGTTGAGGCGCAACGGTGGTCCTTCCAGAATTATGACGCGAGCAAGCTGTGA
- the LOC118503098 gene encoding putative polypeptide N-acetylgalactosaminyltransferase 9 isoform X2, whose amino-acid sequence MALLGRRRSSFLKLAALCGVVWFMAVFVLYSDDASRTGPSGSGSGAASGGGAIEYETPRRLPLEGIRNKFNQFIENARLDADRQDPVVPEVQAPDVNFVDHNRLEDGDEGDAGVGAVDPDLDEPPVVKTVKQTPSKPGKAQEHGGGLQLPGVIAPPSDGPGELGKPVILPKELTPEVKKLVDEGWAKNAFNQYVADMISIRRTLPDPRDAWCKDTDRYMDDLPPTSVIICFHNEAWSVLLRTVHSVLDRSPDHLVKEVILVDDFSDMPHTQKQLEDYFLAYPKVKIVRAAKREGLIRARLLGARHATAPVLTYLDSHCECTTGWLEPLLDRIARNSTTVVCPVIDVIDDNTMEYHYRDSGGVNVGGFDWNLQFNWHAVPEREKRKHKSPAEPVWSPTMAGGLFAIDRVFFERLGTYDSGFDIWGGENLELSFKTWMCGGSLEIVPCSHVGHIFRKRSPYKWRTGVNVIKRNSVRLAEVWMDEYAQYYYQRIGNDKGDYGDVTSRKRLREELGCKSFRWYLDNIYPELFVPGDAVASGEVRNMGYGNRTCLDAPGGKRNLRKPVGLYPCHNQGGNQYWMLSKTGEIRRDEACLDYAGDDVVLYPCHGSRGNQYWNYSDDTHLLRHGSSDRCLAINEAKNKLIMQDCNSAVEAQRWSFQNYDASKL is encoded by the exons ATGGCGCTGCTTGGTAGACGGAGATCATCCTTCCTGAAGCTCGCCGCCCTGTGCGGTGTGGTATGGTTTATGGCTGTGTTTGTGCTCTACTCGGACGACGCTAGCCGGACGGGCCCGAGCGGAAGCGGAAGTGGTGCGGCCAGTGGTGGTGGAGCGATCGAGTACGAAACGCCCCGCCGGTTACCACTGGAAGGAATCCGGAACAAGTTCAATCAGTTCATCGAAAACGCTCGACTGGACGCGGATCGACAGGATCCGGTAGTGCCGGAGGTACAAGCTCCGGATGTTAATTTTGTCGATCACAATCGCTTGGAGGATGGGGATGAAGGGGACGCAGGTGTCGGAGCTGTGGACCCCGACCTGGATGAACCACCGGTAGTGAAGACGGTGAAACAAACACCGTCAAAGCCAGGCAAAGCGCAAGAacacggtggtg GTCTTCAATTGCCTGGAGTTATCGCGCCACCGAGTGACGGACCGGGAGAGCTAGGCAAACCGGTCATCCTCCCGAAAGAGCTAACACCCGAAGTGAAAAAGCTGGTCGATGAAGGATGGGCCAAGAACGCCTTCAATCAGTACGTAGCGGACATGATCTCGATTCGACGAACGCTACCCGATCCCCGTGATGCTTGGTGTAAGGATACGGATCGATACATGGACGATCTTCCCCCAACATCCGTCATCATTTGCTTCCACAATGAGGCGTGGTCGGTGCTGCTGCGTACCGTCCATTCCGTGCTCGATCGTTCACCTGATCATCTCGTGAAGGAAGTGATACTTGTGGACGATTTCTCCGATATGC CTCACACACAGAAGCAACTGGAGGACTACTTCCTAGCGTACCCGAAGGTGAAGATCGTAAGGGCCGCGAAACGTGAGGGTCTTATTCGTGCTCGTCTACTTGGTGCTCGTCACGCAACAGCTCCAGTCCTAACATATCTCGATTCTCACTGCGAATGTACCACCG GATGGCTAGAGCCATTGCTTGATCGTATCGCACGTAACTCAACGACTGTGGTCTGCCCTGTGATCGACGTGATCGACGACAACACGATGGAGTATCACTACCGTGATTCGGGTGGCGTAAATGTTGGTGGATTCGATTGGAACCTACAGTTCAACTGGCACGCCGTACCGGAGCGCGAGAAGCGCAAACATAAG AGCCCAGCGGAACCCGTCTGGTCGCCAACCATGGCGGGAGGTCTGTTTGCGATCGATCGCGTCTTCTTCGAACGACTCGGCACGTACGATTCCGGGTTCGATATCTGGGGTGGTGAAAATTTGGAACTCTCCTTCAAGACGTGGATGTGCGGTGGTTCGCTGGAGATTGTGCCCTGCTCGCACGTTGGTCACATCTTCCGGAAACGTTCACCGTACAAG tggCGAACGGGTGTGAATGTGATCAAGCGCAACTCGGTCCGACTGGCCGAGGTGTGGATGGATGAATACGCACAGTACTACTACCAGCGTATTGGTAATGATAAGGGCGACTATGGAGATGTTACCTCGCGCAAGAGGCTACGCGAAGAGCTTGGATGTAAATCGTTCCGGTGGTATCTGGATAACATCTATCCGGAGCTGTTCGTGCCTGGAGATGCTGTTGCATCGGGAGAG GTAAGAAACATGGGTTACGGTAATCGAACCTGTCTGGATGCGCCTGGCGGCAAGCGGAACCTGCGGAAACCGGTCGGACTCTATCCGTGCCACAATCAGGGTGGCAATCAA TACTGGATGCTGAGCAAAACGGGAGAGATCCGACGGGATGAAGCTTGTCTCGATTACGCCGGGGACGACGTGGTCCTGTACCCGTGTCACGGGTCCCGGGGCAATCAGTACTGGAACTACTCGGACGATACGCACCTGCTGCGCCACGGTTCGTCCGACAGGTGTTTGGCGATCAACGAGGCCAAGAATAAGCTGATCATGCAAGACTGCAATTCTGCCGTTGAGGCGCAACGGTGGTCCTTCCAGAATTATGACGCGAGCAAGCTGTGA
- the LOC118503098 gene encoding putative polypeptide N-acetylgalactosaminyltransferase 9 isoform X3, with protein MALLGRRRSSFLKLAALCGVVWFMAVFVLYSDDASRTGPSGSGSGAASGGGAIEYETPRRLPLEGIRNKFNQFIENARLDADRQDPVVPEVQAPDVNFVDHNRLEDGDEGDAGVGAVDPDLDEPPVVKTVKQTPSKPGKAQEHGGGLQLPGVIAPPSDGPGELGKPVILPKELTPEVKKLVDEGWAKNAFNQYVADMISIRRTLPDPRDAWCKDTDRYMDDLPPTSVIICFHNEAWSVLLRTVHSVLDRSPDHLVKEVILVDDFSDMPHTQKQLEDYFLAYPKVKIVRAAKREGLIRARLLGARHATAPVLTYLDSHCECTTGWLEPLLDRIARNSTTVVCPVIDVIDDNTMEYHYRDSGGVNVGGFDWNLQFNWHAVPEREKRKHKSPAEPVWSPTMAGGLFAIDRVFFERLGTYDSGFDIWGGENLELSFKTWMCGGSLEIVPCSHVGHIFRKRSPYKWRTGVNVIKRNSVRLAEVWMDEYAQYYYQRIGNDKGDYGDVTSRKRLREELGCKSFRWYLDNIYPELFVPGDAVASGEIRNLWSNLCIDSAAKPEDMHSPMGLWPCHQAGGNQYWMLSKTGEIRRDEACLDYAGDDVVLYPCHGSRGNQYWNYSDDTHLLRHGSSDRCLAINEAKNKLIMQDCNSAVEAQRWSFQNYDASKL; from the exons ATGGCGCTGCTTGGTAGACGGAGATCATCCTTCCTGAAGCTCGCCGCCCTGTGCGGTGTGGTATGGTTTATGGCTGTGTTTGTGCTCTACTCGGACGACGCTAGCCGGACGGGCCCGAGCGGAAGCGGAAGTGGTGCGGCCAGTGGTGGTGGAGCGATCGAGTACGAAACGCCCCGCCGGTTACCACTGGAAGGAATCCGGAACAAGTTCAATCAGTTCATCGAAAACGCTCGACTGGACGCGGATCGACAGGATCCGGTAGTGCCGGAGGTACAAGCTCCGGATGTTAATTTTGTCGATCACAATCGCTTGGAGGATGGGGATGAAGGGGACGCAGGTGTCGGAGCTGTGGACCCCGACCTGGATGAACCACCGGTAGTGAAGACGGTGAAACAAACACCGTCAAAGCCAGGCAAAGCGCAAGAacacggtggtg GTCTTCAATTGCCTGGAGTTATCGCGCCACCGAGTGACGGACCGGGAGAGCTAGGCAAACCGGTCATCCTCCCGAAAGAGCTAACACCCGAAGTGAAAAAGCTGGTCGATGAAGGATGGGCCAAGAACGCCTTCAATCAGTACGTAGCGGACATGATCTCGATTCGACGAACGCTACCCGATCCCCGTGATGCTTGGTGTAAGGATACGGATCGATACATGGACGATCTTCCCCCAACATCCGTCATCATTTGCTTCCACAATGAGGCGTGGTCGGTGCTGCTGCGTACCGTCCATTCCGTGCTCGATCGTTCACCTGATCATCTCGTGAAGGAAGTGATACTTGTGGACGATTTCTCCGATATGC CTCACACACAGAAGCAACTGGAGGACTACTTCCTAGCGTACCCGAAGGTGAAGATCGTAAGGGCCGCGAAACGTGAGGGTCTTATTCGTGCTCGTCTACTTGGTGCTCGTCACGCAACAGCTCCAGTCCTAACATATCTCGATTCTCACTGCGAATGTACCACCG GATGGCTAGAGCCATTGCTTGATCGTATCGCACGTAACTCAACGACTGTGGTCTGCCCTGTGATCGACGTGATCGACGACAACACGATGGAGTATCACTACCGTGATTCGGGTGGCGTAAATGTTGGTGGATTCGATTGGAACCTACAGTTCAACTGGCACGCCGTACCGGAGCGCGAGAAGCGCAAACATAAG AGCCCAGCGGAACCCGTCTGGTCGCCAACCATGGCGGGAGGTCTGTTTGCGATCGATCGCGTCTTCTTCGAACGACTCGGCACGTACGATTCCGGGTTCGATATCTGGGGTGGTGAAAATTTGGAACTCTCCTTCAAGACGTGGATGTGCGGTGGTTCGCTGGAGATTGTGCCCTGCTCGCACGTTGGTCACATCTTCCGGAAACGTTCACCGTACAAG tggCGAACGGGTGTGAATGTGATCAAGCGCAACTCGGTCCGACTGGCCGAGGTGTGGATGGATGAATACGCACAGTACTACTACCAGCGTATTGGTAATGATAAGGGCGACTATGGAGATGTTACCTCGCGCAAGAGGCTACGCGAAGAGCTTGGATGTAAATCGTTCCGGTGGTATCTGGATAACATCTATCCGGAGCTGTTCGTGCCTGGAGATGCTGTTGCATCGGGAGAG ATTCGGAACCTGTGGTCTAATCTGTGTATCGATTCGGCGGCAAAACCCGAGGACATGCATTCGCCGATGGGTCTCTGGCCCTGCCATCAGGCCGGCGGTAACCAG TACTGGATGCTGAGCAAAACGGGAGAGATCCGACGGGATGAAGCTTGTCTCGATTACGCCGGGGACGACGTGGTCCTGTACCCGTGTCACGGGTCCCGGGGCAATCAGTACTGGAACTACTCGGACGATACGCACCTGCTGCGCCACGGTTCGTCCGACAGGTGTTTGGCGATCAACGAGGCCAAGAATAAGCTGATCATGCAAGACTGCAATTCTGCCGTTGAGGCGCAACGGTGGTCCTTCCAGAATTATGACGCGAGCAAGCTGTGA